A single genomic interval of Cryptomeria japonica unplaced genomic scaffold, Sugi_1.0 HiC_scaffold_752, whole genome shotgun sequence harbors:
- the LOC131872732 gene encoding early light-induced protein 1, chloroplastic-like, with protein sequence MAAMASMMMKAPGAVNCGAVKTNSVALANAFYFATWIRIQRKRPLLKAFLLQALPKVSTKFGDLFVFSGPAPEIINGRAAMLGFVSAIAVEVASGRDLLSQLNSGGLSWFALTAGLMTVGTLVPLFNGISRESTSQPIFSSTAEMWNGRFAMLGLLALAFTEYVKGGPLV encoded by the exons ATGGCGGCCATggcttcaatgatgatgaaagcaCCCGGAGCCGTTAACTGCGGGGCAGTCAAAACGAATAGTGTGG CTTTGGCTAATGCGTTTTATTTTGCTACGTGGATCAGGATCCAAAGGAAACGTCCTCTACTGAAGGCGTTTCTCCTTCAAGCTCTACCAAAG GTGAGCACGAAATTTGGCGACCTGTTTGTGTTCTCAGGGCCGGCGCCGGAGATCATCAATGGAAGGGCGGCTATGTTGGGGTTCGTGTCGGCCATTGCAGTGGAGGTGGCCAGCGGAAGAGATTTGCTGTCGCAATTGAATAGTGGAGGACTGTCGTGGTTTGCGTTAACTGCAGGATTAATGACGGTGGGGACACTGGTGCCCCTGTTCAATGGAATATCGAGGGAGAGCACGTCGCAGCCAATATTTTCATCCACAGCAGAAATGTGGAATGGGCGCTTTGCTATGCTCGGCCTCCTCGCATTGGCTTTCACTGAATACGTCAAGGGTGGACCGCTTGTATAA